gcTTGAATAATAGATACATTAATTCGGTTTCATTAACCATAGATAAACTGAACTtcattttttccctctttctttGAACATCAAACTTCATGTTAGAAATATATAGCTCACAATATTGTGAGCTACTCAAAACTTTTCCGAGTGATGCTAATTCAAAATACTTGGGGCTAAATCGTACTCAATGAGGTACTTTTCCAAATGAATTAATAAcgtgtttgaaagtgtagttgcagttatttttcaaagtgcttcgcactaataaatatatcaaataatatattttttttattttttaaaaattatttttgacatcagcatatcaaaatgatctaaaaacaccaaaaatattaatttaaaaaaaaataaaaaaatttcaaactttttcaaacttttcacaattgattttagttttcttctctgctgTCTAGTGATAATTAATGTTCTCCAAGTTcaacatatttatatatttatgttagcTATAAATAGTGAGCCTTAAAGATTGCTATATAAACAAGTCAGCTTAACTAAGCTTGACTCATCAAAGCTGATGAGTCGATGCAATCAGATTTATAGACGGCAAGCTAGTTTAAAAGCTTGTAAATAAACTCATTTGTATGTTTGtgaaaaatggaaagaaaaatcaaaactcaatgcttttgtaaaataaattttagtaataaatttagcaagttattttaaaaatcataaatttattttgtttaaaaactcAAGAAATACACTAagtttatataaacttttatgaTTTCACAATTGTACTATAGCCTTTGCTGAAAAAATAAGTAGAGTTTTCTAATGAAATTGGATAAGAACTAGAGAATTAAGATCGATCGaaatatgaatttaaatatttatgctaattatttatttaatttatttagttgaaACATACTCTTAATATGTCatgaaataattattgaaaataaacaagtttcaaatatttatatattttattaaattcaatttctaattatattctaaaaaataagaattttgtaGTATGGATACCAAAGTTTAAATCTAACTGGGTTATAATTTCtttaaactatttaattaagATGAGTCCTAATTGATAGATGGAACAATTTCTGCAATGTTGTTGCACACATTTATTAATCAACCAAGCTGTACATATAGGTTTAATAGAAACTAATCAACACCATGGAAGGATAAGATGAAAACTCCTAGTTTTAAGGAATTTTGAATTGTTGCCGAATACAAGGAAGTTTAAAGATGAAtgatttgatcttcattatGATAATGTTGATCTTCATTATGATATACCCCCTCAAGATAGGCCACGGCTAGATAGGCCAATCTTGCTATGTAAATTTTGAAATTGCCAGATTTTCAAGAAATAGGAGTGATGCCAAGAAATATAATGTAGCCACCCGTGTATTTTCAATCATCAATACTGCTGGCCCAATCGATATATGTAAAACCATGAAGAGATAAAACAGAGTCACGAGTAAGGTGGAGACCAAAGGAGGATGTACCTTTTAGGTATCGCATGATACACTTAACAATGGCCAGTGGCCTTTGATAGGAGCATACATAACAGATATCAGGTCGAGTAAAGGTAAGATACTGAAGAGCACTAACAATTTGGTTGAAGCGAGTGGCATCTGAAAACAACTCAGTAGATTGCAGATTAAGCTTGGAAACAAATGCTGGTGTATCAACAGGTTTATACAATGACATACCAGCACGATTCAAAATATCAAGAACATACTTGTGTTGACTAAGCACAAGACCCATACTGGTGGGAGCAACTTCAATCCCTAAAAAATAACGTGCATGACCCAAGTCATGAAGTTTAAACTCTAAACTCAATAAGATAATGAGGCGATGAATCAATTTAGAGTTATTACCAGTAATTAAGATGTCATCCACATAGACAGGTAAGTAATAGATATCATGAGTCCCATTCATAATAAATAGAGAGGTATCAACCTTTGAAGCCCGAAAACCAATAGTCAAGAGGAAATCACTTAGTCACATATACCAGGTCCATGATGCTTGTTTTAAATCATAGAGAGATTTGTGAAGGCGACAAACATGAGTGGGCAAAGCAGTGTTGACAAAGTTTGGGGGTTGCTGCATGTAAACAACCTCACGATGTGAGCCATTGAGGAAGGAATTGTGAACATCAAGTTACTGAATTTGCCATCTTTTTGAGACTATAATTATGAGAACTAACCAAACAATAGTCGGTTTAACAGCAAGACTGAAGGTTTCTGAATAATCTATACCTTCCTGTTGGGTGAACCCTCACGCAACCAAGTGAGCCTTGTACCGGTCAATGGCCCCATCAGCTCAGCGCTTGATTTTATACACCCATTCACAACTAACAATGTTCATAGATGGATCAAATGACACCAATGACCAAGTGGTATTGGTATGTAAGGCTGCAATTTCATCCTTCGTAGCAGTATGCCAACACAAGTACTGGCCGAAACTAGTAGAGCAGAAGGGGACATTACCCGTGAAGGCGAAACTAGTAGAGAGGAAGCAGAAACAAAGATGATGTTGGTAGTCTCTGGCTGTCAAGGACGCAACACCATGGGATGCTGCCTAATGGGTGGCAAAGCAGAAGGTGGATCAGTGGAGGTTAGCTGTGGAAGAGATTATGTGGAAAGATCCACACATAAGTCTAAATCAGGCAGAGACTGAGCAGAGTGCCCAGATGGAGAAGACAATATTGATGACGAGGCTGGAGAGGCTACAACAAAAGGCGAATATGATAAAGATAAAGTAGGCACCACAAAATCTGAACTTGCAAGATGATTAAGAGACATAGATGGAGATGATGGTGAGGGGACCGATAAGTTAGTGGGAAGGGAAGGTGGGGCTGAGATTAGTTAAGATGGAAAAATGGTGAGGGGGGTAGGCTAGAGATAGTGACAGGCGGAGAGGAGGATGGGGATGGGAGGACAAACTCAATGAAAGGAAAACTTGTTCATGAAATCAGACATGATGGGAAATGTAGATGCGGTCAGACGacaaatcaaaacaacgatagCCTAGATGAGACGAACTATAGCCTAAGAATACACATGGAGTGGAGCGATAGTCTAGCTTATGAGCATTATAAGGACGAAGGAAAGAACTATATCCTAAGAATACACATGGAGTGGAGCGATAGTCTAGCTTATGAGCATTGTAAGGATGAAGGAAAGCAAAGCAAAGACATCCAAaagtacataaaaaaacataatcaggTGTATGATGAAACAAACAATCCAAGGGAGATTTGTTGCTTAAAATCGAGGTTTCAAACATAATTCTAGAATTTTAGAGATGCCTTACATTggcctaaaagagtaagactgGTTTTAACAATATAGCGATGATGACGCTCAACGataccattttgttcatgagtatgtaGACATATGAGACAATGGTGAATACCGATGGTTTTAAAAaggaatttaatttatgatattcaCCACCCAGTCAGTTTGAACAGTTTTGATTTTACAAGAGAACTAACGTTTAACAAGTACTTGAAATTGTTGAAACGCATTGAATACATCTGATTTGACGGCAATAggataaaaccaaataaattttgtatgtgCATCCACAAatatgacaaaataaaaaaaaccattaaactaTAGCATAGGGGTGGGCCCCCGCACATCACTAAAGATAAGTTCAAGAGGAATAAATGTTTCATTGTCTGTAggtcctaatgacaaacaagaGGATTTTCCTAATGGACAAGCTTAACATTGAGAATTAAGATGACGAGAGGTACAAACAACCTTTTTATTAGAAGCTAAGAGACTCAGAATACAGGAACTAGGGTGACTGAGGTGATGATGCCAAATATCGACAGAAGTGGCCGTGCTAGTGGACAAAAAAGCTTGCGGTAGAGATGTGGCAGAAGACTCAAAAAGGATATAGAGGTTGTTTTTAATCCAACCGGAAAGAAGGATTTCCTTGGTAATGAGATCTTTGACATAAAAAACAGAAGagtgaaactaaaaaaagacataattttcacaacaaaattattgagcagataataattttttttaatgtaaggaACATGTAATATGTTGGACAAGGTGAAGACTCTTTTTGCTGTGTGTAGGAGATTATGTACGATATTAGATATAACAagtcccttaccatcaccaacatgcaattGATCATTACCATGATAAGGTTATGTGTGTGTCATACCAGTAATGTTCAGAGTAACATGGTGATTCACACTTGTGTCAGGAAACCAAGAGGCAGAATCCTCGGATGATGTATTATTAAAGGAGAGGTTGGTCGAGGTGTAATTTCCATGATGAATAAGTTGAGAACACTACTGTGCGGAATGGCCATAGATGTGGCAAAGCtggcattttattttctttcgtGGCCATTAATTTATTGCTGCATCACATTGTGGATGGTTATGCCACTGTCCACTGTGATTGCGGGGCTGCTGCCAAGGAGAACCACCACCAACATCATGAAAGAACTGAACGTAACTCAAAACACGTCTTGCGACGAGACGCGAACATTCCCTATGTTGCAATTGTCTTGGGATTGGCTGGGTTTCAAAGGCAAGACTTCGTTCGAAGAAGGAACTGATGCCACTAGCCACTCTTTTGTCCTCTGCCCCAATGAGCCATGAAACCACTGCTGTTTGACCCAGAAAAACCATGTTGGGTAGTATATACTAAGAGGGCCTGTGCAAGGGTGGGCAGCAGGGGTGTAATAGGTAGACTAGAGGATACCGAGCTGCGATGTATGAATTCATGAGTAAACAGGTGATTATAAAGCTTAAAGTATGACAAAGGGTCAACTTTGGTTGACAGACTCGTAAccaaatcatgaaattcaacGCAAAGTCCCGAAACACATATAAGTTGAAATCGGTAAGAGAAATAGGTCTGTCAGCTGCAACCAATTCATCAAGTAAACCTTTTTGCGCGTTGCAAGTAGATAGTGATAGTATCATTACCttgtcgaagatcctgaagagagccatACAATTGCATGATCCGAGAGTTGGATGGGGAGGCAAGAGCAAGAACAAGTTCAAGGGTGCTCCAAACACTGACAAAGGTCGGATAATCAACCACGAGATGAAGAACTTCAATCGAAAGAGAGGACAGTAGAGCACTAAGAGCTGGTCTTACTGTTTCTAAGTCAAGAACGTTTGGTAGAGTCCAAAATTGAAGGTAGCAGAGACAACAGAAGCTGTACTAGATAAATTATGCAAAAAGGGGTATGGAGTGAAGCCATCAACAAACGAGAAAACTCTTTGACCAATCAAATACGGCTTCATTTGCAGACgttaaaacaaaattgttattgGTAAGTTTGAGATTAATAACCTGCTAGGTGTTGGAAAGGGGAATAAgtgttaaactaattgagatcaaacacaaaatgaaggctagaattctgaataatctgtttCTTATGAATGCATAaacttaacctaaatacaaatagagtatatataggttaaactgaaagtactattctacccttaataaataagacaacataaatattatttaacatctcccctcaaactcacgatgcggcagctacaagcatcgagagtttgccaactagaaaacaaaaacgagatatggaatgcgtcttggtaaagaaatctgcaatctgcaatgaagaaggaacaaaaggcaaagtaatggttccatgcttgagatgatgattaataagatgacaatcgatttcaatgtgcttaatccgctcatgaaaaaccgagttgtgagcaatctgaatagaactctggttgtcacaatacataggagtaggatgggaaaaggaaactcccatatcaacaagtaaccaacgtaaccaaataatctctttggtagtagatgccatggcacgatattctaattcggtggatgattgagaaacaatagattgtttcttgctcttccaagaaataagagaatcacctaaaaagatacaaaacccggtaacagacttgcgatatgtgggatcactaccatgatcagcatcagagtatgcatgcaactccaaggaagaggtggatgaaagtaaaagactttaaaaaactgtaccccgaagatatcgcaaaatacgaagaacagctgcCCAGTGAACAATAGTAGGAGAAGCAtcaaactgactaacaacatgaacaacatatgcaatatctggacgagtaatggtgagatataccaaactcccaacaatagtgcggtataaagtagaatctatcaaaggtaaaccatcagaagaagagtaccttgctttaacctcaataggagtatccacagtcttgttatcagtaagtctagcccgctcaagaatatctgcaacatatttcgactgagaaagaaggtaacctctaggtgagtgtgctacctcaatacccaggaaatatcaaagataacccaaatccttcatttcaaatcgtttagccaactctgtcttcaaaactgaaataccatcaatgtcatcaccagtaataatcatgtcatcaacatataaagacagaatgatacaACCTGCATCAatgcacttaataaaaagagcagaatcatgactgctagaaacaaagccaagtgacgagatcacaatagagaatttctcaaaccaaggtACTTTTTCGGCATTTCTTGCTTTAGGAGTTAGGCAAATTTTGTATTGGTCTCTAGtttgctactttttttttttttttaaatttcatttcagtcaatttttttatacataaatttgagggaaactgaaaaaaatattaaaaaaataaaagataaaaagttattgacttaatatattcttaacataaaaaaaatcaattttagtatacctatattttttttcaataagagAGGTTTTATTTGAGTTGAGAGagaattattttctgatttgattttgtatttttagataaatttagaGATAATTTaagttgatatatttatttattaatattataataatatttattatatagttttagatgaaaataaattaaaaatatattttagataaaaaaaacataatccaaTTTTTTCAGCCGCCTTTCTAATAGCCATAAAACTAGAAGACAAATGacgtcttttttttaaaacaggGTTTcctagataaaataaataaataaaaggctaGGCGGAAACTtgtacttttcttttattagacTAGGGTTGGTGGTCATTTATTAGACTAGGGTGGTAGGCCACCCAACCCTAggcgtttaattttttttaaaaacttttatccttctatttttttttgttacatttatattacataaattatttaaattcagTTTACATATCCAATTTTAATAGgtattaattaagataaattatatttttaataaaatatcatttaatttttacttaattttttaataacactaatatttttttaatattagtagaCATTTTCTTATCAACtttatataatatgtttttttttcttgaattttattaaattattttcctgtaattgtttaaatttattatcatttaatgaaataaaaaattaaataaatttttttttgttccattcCACAGCAAAGTGTGAGTTAATGGCTAGTTAAAAGCTTTACTcagttcaaataaatttttttttacgatgAAGTTGTGAAATATTTCACATAAACAATGAGCTTTTCTTGAGTTTTGATCCTACATCAAGTCATGAGCTTACTTGTAAACTTTGTATTTGGACTTAGTAGTTAGtactcttgaaaaaataattatcttatgGAAAAAGGGATTCTTTGATGTTTCAATCAGTAAAtgcatgagaaaaataaaaaacaaatataagaacaaaaataaaatgttgcaATCATCTAGAGATATGCGTTGGAGACGGGAGATTTTTGTGATACTAAAGCGAAAAGGATAGGTagtgactaaaaaataatatatatattttaaaaatttaatgttgattaatataaatatttgagtaacttatatgtattttaattaatttaataaattttaaaattaataactatataagcTTTGAATAACTCTGAAAGATATAAAACttaccattatatatatatatatatatattttttaaaaatacaatacttTTGGACAGTGGGATAGTTGAAAAGTGAGAGTAAAGAGAAGAGAGGGTGAGTCAAGGCCATGTAAGAACATTAGTGGCCCCAAAATGGCCATAAAAAGGTCCATATCCACCTGGTTCTTGGCACCAACGACTCTATAAAGTGAGTGGCTGTTTGggatcatttatttatttattttttaaaactcttttccTTTAATGCTTGTAAGATGGACTGCTTCTTCATTTCACTCCGTTCGAGCACTCGCCCATTTAGAATTGACTTTTATTCCACTTCGCTTAGTCCTCAGCACAAACAAATTGATTTGTTTATACGAAAAAGCACCGTCACAATTATTTATTCCttattttaatgtttcgatGCCGTCTTAAATCTTGATATCGTCTCCCGATAAACATTGGTGCCAGCGTTCAAGatgaaccaaaacaaaaataaataaataaatcatctcTGGTTCTCTGCCATGGCAGCACCACCCACCCCACTGGTGTTCAAGGTGTCTAGACGGGAACCAGTTCTGATCACCCCTTCTGAGCCAACCCCACATGAACTCAAACCTCTTTCAGACATAGATGATCAAGATGGTCTCAGAGTCCAAATTCcactcatttgtttttatccttaCGATCCTTCAATGCAGAGGAGGGATCCTGTCAAGGTCATTAAGGAAGCACTTGCTAAAACACTGGTGTTCTACTATCCATTTGCTGGTAGGCTTAGAGAAGGGCCTAAGCGTAAGCTCTTGGTGGAGTGTACAGGTGAGGGTATTTTGTTTATTGAGGCTGATGGTGATGTTACGCTTGAGCAGTTTGGTGATGTGCTCTATCCTCCAATTCCTTGCCTGGAGGAGCTCCTCTTTGACGTGCCTGGCTCCGGCGGGATGATTAACTGCCCTCTGCTGCTTATTCAGGTTTGTCTCCTGTGTATGTTTCTTGCTTAGGGATCATCGATTCTATCTTAGTTTACAAAGCAGGATCatccttctctgtttttttttttacacaaaattAGAGTACAACTCATGAAACAACATCAGCCAACCAAGTTTAACTGTATTTCTCAAGTATGGACAAGTTAAAATGGATGTAGAAGAACAGTACGAGTAGTAAAACAAGcagcaaaagaagaagatttgaaAGAGAGAATAATCCTATCCCAAAGAAGAGTCCAAGATGTTTATCAAGCAATGCCAGCCATAATTGCTTGGTAGAATATTGGAAACTTATCCTTCAATTTAGTACTTAATGTTTGCAAGAAAAGGATTTAATACTTCTCTATTGTTAAATTTTGGTCCACTAGCtatattatcttaaataaataaaattatatttaattttatgaaatcgAGCATCAAACAAGAATCCAATTTGTTTCTCGATGATACTACGAGTAgccaatatcaaaaaaaaataacaaatcacaatctcaaactaatcaaatagaaaacaaaattgatgattgaaatgaaaaaaaaaaattaatgtcctTGTGTAACCTTTTTGTTTctattcttcttgttttttttttttttcaaagggaAGATCACATGTATCAATTATATATTTCCACTAGAATAATGTGCGGGGAAGGGGAGTTCTGCATATAATTGAATGATAGACTACAGAGCATCTGGAAGagggtgttttttgttttttttaatcttcgtTTGCATAATGAAAAGCGATTAATAGCATTTGATATAGGTTTACAGATATTCTTTTCTAATCATAGCGAAGAAATTCATAATGTACCGACAGAACCGATTGTTGAACATAGATTAATTACATGGATACAGCGCTTGAGGTTGCATATTATCGCAGTTAAAACAGATCAACAAGTTCCATGAGGAGTTGATTAAACTAACAGATGGTTTGTCTGTATAAAACGACAGGTGACGCGTCTCAAGTGCGGCGGAATTGTCTTTGCCATCCGTCTGAACCACACCATGAGTGACGCTACTGGCCTCAACCAATTCTTGTCAGCCATGTGTGAGATGGTGCATGGAGCACAGACTCCTTCTATCCAACCAGTTTGGGAAAGGGATGTTTTAAATGCAAGGAACCCACCTCAGGTAACCTGCTTACACCACGAGTATGATCAACTGGTTGATGACACCACTGACAACGTTCCGCTTACAAAGAAGACCCATCGTTCATTCTTTTTTGGAGCTGCTAACATATCTGCTATTCGTGGCTTTGCCCCACTACACCTTCGCCATTGCTCCACATTTGATGTATTGACTGCGTTTTTGTGGAGGTGCCGAACCATTGCACTTCAACCAAACCCAAATGATGAGATGCGGATACTATGTGTTGTCAATGCTCGCAATAGATTTAACCCTCCGTTACCTAGAGGTTATTATGGAAATTGCATAGCATACTCAGTGGCGATGGCAACAGCGGGAGAAATCTCACGAAATTCTTTAGGCTTTACGTTGGAATTAGTGAGGAAGGCCAAGGCCAATGTGACTGAAGAGTACATGCGATCGGTGGCTGATCTGTTGGTGATTAAAGGTAGACCTTGGTACACAATGGTGCGGTCTTACCTGGTGTCGGATGTGACTCGTGCAATGTTTGCAGAGATGAACTTAGGTTGGGGTAAGCCGAAGTATGCTGGGCCTGCTAAGGGTAATGTGGCAAGCTTTCAGATACCATATAGGACTAAGAAAGGAGAAGATGGTGTTCTTGTGACTCTTTGCTTACCGACTCCGGCTATGGAAAGATTTGTGAAGGAGCTGGATAGCACGTTTAAGGAGCAGTCAAATGGTGGTGGCAATGCTAAATCCCCCTTATCTTCCTTGTAGggaaaataactattttttcaaatgatatgAATGCATTCCTGTATAACCTTGTGATTGTTTCCTGTATAACCTGGATAATGTCACTTGCTACAAAGGATGGGCAGAGAAGTTCTACAAGAACCTCCTAATAGACGCAGCAGACTGGTTTCATGAGGATATTCTTCATTTTCTGACTGAAAAACCTTACCTGTGTAGGGTTCTTGTTTCATCTAGCTTGTCTTGTGACAGTGAAATTGCCTACATACTCTTCCTTTTTAACAGCAAGTAGTTGTTGTTCAATTTGAGTAAGTCAGTATGTACAATTGAAGGTGTTATGCTGGACTTGCTCGAAGCAGAAGAGGCATGGAACTTGGGTGACTGATTTTACAGTGTAAGgtgttatttaaaattattattatttgtttaaaacaacattaaaatgaatttttttcttcaaaactaTGCATTAAGATGGCTTGCATGGCTTGGTTACCtgttaaagaataatttatttatatctttggatattataataataacatggGGGGTTTTTAGATTAAGATGATTATTGAATATGATATTAGAgtcttattaattaaatatattatattaaatagttataagtttaaattttactattctaatttaattaataaaaattaagtataaaatattataattccaTAATAGTTTCAagttaaaataatctttatttaaaaagatatattaaaaaataatataaatactttAATACTTTAAAGTTTACAAtctctagcaaaaaaaaaaatatatatatattcttttcaaaTACATATTTTGATTGCATGATAGCATTTACGGCTATTATGGAAAgagtcacacacacacacaccccttGTATAGGAATAATTATCATATATAGTACATTCTATCCTTGTACTGTACACAATCCTAAAGGTATAAATATCAAGAAAGGGCTGTTGTCATTAGCCTCCATAACATTATACATTAATACAATCTCTTTACATAActtaacttggtatcagagtaACAACAAAATCTTCCTTCACGCTTCTAGTTTATTGTTCGGTTGTCTCCTCCAGACCGTTGCACTCCTCTGCTTTCATCTTCATTCCTTCCTCCCTCACTTGTTTGTTCGCCTCTCCTTCTCTCTTGACAATGGACAACCAAGAACTTCAACATGGTGCTGTTGTTGCACCAATCTCTTAATCCTCTTTAACGGCTGCTTCTACCAGCATAGTTCCTATGAACTCTTCTCTAGATATCATGAACAACTCTGCCATCATTCCTCTTCCTAATACGTAACAAGTAATCTCTTTATGACTCTCCAATACCAACTTCTTGTATCGGAGGATACAgatgaaaccttttttttaggCCAAGGTGTGCTCCTTTGTTGATGGCACCTCACCATGTCCTCCCCTTCATCTTATATCTATTGCCACATCCTTACCATTGGTCAATCCTTCATATTTATTATAGAAACAACAAGATCACCTAATCATGAGTGCTCTTTCATCCTCACTCTCCACAGAAATTCTGCATCTAGTTGTGGATTGTAAAACTTCTCAAGAAATCTGGACAACACTGGAAACTGTCTTTGCTTCCCCTTCAAACTCACGGATTATGCAACTCCACGATGCATTCCAAGATTTACAACAGCAAGATGACTCTGCCAGCACTTATTTGTAGAAGGCTAAGGCATTGTTTGATGAACTTGCAACTGTTGGCAGACTAATCTCCATAgttgaattta
This genomic stretch from Populus alba chromosome 19, ASM523922v2, whole genome shotgun sequence harbors:
- the LOC118052585 gene encoding benzyl alcohol O-benzoyltransferase — translated: MAAPPTPLVFKVSRREPVLITPSEPTPHELKPLSDIDDQDGLRVQIPLICFYPYDPSMQRRDPVKVIKEALAKTLVFYYPFAGRLREGPKRKLLVECTGEGILFIEADGDVTLEQFGDVLYPPIPCLEELLFDVPGSGGMINCPLLLIQVTRLKCGGIVFAIRLNHTMSDATGLNQFLSAMCEMVHGAQTPSIQPVWERDVLNARNPPQVTCLHHEYDQLVDDTTDNVPLTKKTHRSFFFGAANISAIRGFAPLHLRHCSTFDVLTAFLWRCRTIALQPNPNDEMRILCVVNARNRFNPPLPRGYYGNCIAYSVAMATAGEISRNSLGFTLELVRKAKANVTEEYMRSVADLLVIKGRPWYTMVRSYLVSDVTRAMFAEMNLGWGKPKYAGPAKGNVASFQIPYRTKKGEDGVLVTLCLPTPAMERFVKELDSTFKEQSNGGGNAKSPLSSL